From Quercus lobata isolate SW786 chromosome 1, ValleyOak3.0 Primary Assembly, whole genome shotgun sequence, one genomic window encodes:
- the LOC115977461 gene encoding mitochondrial dicarboxylate/tricarboxylate transporter DTC: MGDEKKAKSIGVWPTVKPFVNGGTSGMLATCVIQPIDMIKVRIQLGQGSAGSVARNMLKEEGFGAFYKGLSAGLLRQATYTTARLGSFKILTNKAIEANDGKPLPLYQKALCGLTAGAIGASVGSPADLALIRMQADATLPEAQKRHYKNAFHALSRIVKDEGVLALWKGAGPTVVRAMALNMGMLASYDQSVELFKDNLGFGEGATVIGASTISGFFAAACSLPFDYVKTQIQKMQPDAEGKLPYSGSLDCALKTLKSGGPFKFYTGFPVYCVRIAPHVMMTWIFLNQIQKLEKSVGL, encoded by the exons ATGGGTGATGAGAAGAAAGCCAAGTCCATTGGTGTGTGGCCAACAGTGAAGCCTTTTGTTAATGGTGGAACTTCTGGTATGCTCGCCACCTGTGTCATCCAACCCATCGATATGATCAAG GTGAGGATTCAATTGGGTCAGGGATCAGCAGGCTCGGTAGCGAGGAACATGCTTAAGGAGGAGGGCTTTGGTGCCTTTTACAAG GGGCTATCTGCTGGACTACTCAGACAAGCAACATATACCACAGCACGACTTGGATCATTCAA GATTTTGACGAACAAAGCAATTGAAGCCAATGATGGAAAGCCGCTACCTCTTTATCAGAAAGCTTTGTGTGGGCTTACTGCTGGTGCTATTGGAGCATCTGTTGGTAGTCCAGCAGATCTAGCACTTATCCGTATGCAGGCTGATGCCACTTTGCCAGAAGCCCAGAAACGGCATTACAAAAATGCCTTCCATGCACTCTCTCGTATTGTTAAAGATGAGGGAGTTTTGGCACTCTGGAAAGGTGCTGGACCTACTGTAGTGAGAGCAATGGCACTGAACATGGGAATGCTTGCCTCTTATGATCAAAGTGTGGAGCTTTTCAAGGATAATCTTGGTTTTGGTGAAGGTGCTACAGTGATAG gTGCTAGTACCATTTCAGGGTTCTTTGCTGCAGCTTGCAGTTTGCCATTTGATTATGTCAAAACCCAGATTCAGAAGATGCAACCTGATGCTGAGGGGAAGCTTCCTTACTCTGGCTCTTTAGATTGTGCGCTCAAAACCCTGAAAAGTGGAGGaccttttaaattttacactGGATTTCCAGTATATTGTGTTAGAATTGCCCCCCATGTCatg ATGACATGGATTTTCCTCAACCAGATTCAAAAGCTGGAGAAAAGTGTTGGTTTATAG